The Pedobacter mucosus genome window below encodes:
- the mqnE gene encoding aminofutalosine synthase MqnE — MNTTEQVEKILADTSLSTELQNIAHKVLYKERITFDEGVYLYEHAELGYLGVLANHIREEKHGDVTYFNRNFHLEPTNLCVYDCKFCSYSRLIKQKEEGWALTMEQMLDIVKKYDGEPVTEVHIVGGVLPQYDVAFYSALFTAIRAHRPDLHVKALTPVEYHYIFKKAKIDYATGMKLMKEAGLQSMPGGGAEIFHPEVREQIAKDKCTGEQWLSIHEEWHKLGMRSNATMLYGHIEEYRHRVDHMEKLRDLQDKTGGFQTFIPLKFRNQNNQMSNVPESSVIEDLRNYAIARIYLDNFDHIKAYWAMISRETAQLSLNYGVDDIDGTLDDTTKIYSMAGAEEQTPAMSTRELVNLIKQVGRKAIERDTLYNVVTDFENVVFEEEKKPQYYKLPVVN; from the coding sequence ATGAATACAACTGAGCAAGTTGAAAAAATATTAGCTGATACTTCATTATCAACTGAATTACAAAATATAGCACACAAAGTTCTTTATAAAGAACGTATTACTTTTGATGAAGGCGTTTACCTTTATGAGCACGCAGAATTGGGATATCTTGGGGTATTAGCCAATCATATTAGAGAGGAAAAGCATGGCGATGTAACCTATTTTAATCGCAATTTTCATTTAGAGCCGACAAATCTTTGTGTTTACGATTGCAAATTTTGTTCTTATTCTCGTTTAATAAAACAGAAAGAAGAGGGTTGGGCATTAACAATGGAACAAATGTTAGACATTGTTAAAAAATATGATGGAGAACCAGTAACTGAAGTCCATATAGTTGGTGGTGTATTACCTCAATATGATGTTGCTTTCTATTCTGCGTTATTTACGGCAATTAGAGCCCATCGACCAGATTTACATGTTAAGGCTTTAACGCCAGTTGAATACCATTACATTTTCAAAAAAGCAAAAATTGATTATGCTACCGGTATGAAATTAATGAAAGAAGCTGGTTTACAATCTATGCCAGGCGGTGGTGCAGAAATTTTTCATCCTGAGGTGCGAGAGCAAATTGCAAAGGATAAATGTACCGGTGAGCAATGGCTTTCTATACATGAAGAATGGCATAAATTAGGTATGAGAAGTAATGCAACTATGCTTTACGGACATATTGAAGAATATCGTCATCGGGTAGATCACATGGAAAAACTGCGTGATTTGCAAGATAAAACTGGTGGGTTTCAAACTTTTATTCCATTAAAATTCAGAAACCAAAACAACCAAATGAGCAATGTACCAGAATCTTCTGTAATTGAAGATTTAAGAAATTATGCCATCGCTCGTATTTACCTCGATAACTTCGATCACATTAAAGCATATTGGGCAATGATTAGTCGCGAGACGGCTCAATTATCTCTAAATTATGGGGTTGATGATATCGATGGAACTTTAGATGATACCACCAAAATATATTCTATGGCTGGCGCTGAAGAGCAAACTCCTGCAATGAGTACCCGGGAATTAGTTAATTTAATTAAGCAGGTGGGTAGGAAAGCAATAGAGCGTGATACTTTATATAATGTTGTTACCGACTTTGAAAATGTTGTTTTTGAGGAGGAAAAGAAACCACAATACTATAAGTTACCTGTCGTAAATTAA
- a CDS encoding O-acetylhomoserine aminocarboxypropyltransferase/cysteine synthase family protein, translated as MSTPYKFETLQLHAGQEIDPTTGSRAVPIYQTTSYGFKNAEHGANLFALKEFGNIYTRLMNPTTDVFEKRIAALEGGVAALAVASGQAAQFIALHNILEAGDHIISSSHVYGGTYNQFKVAFKRLGIHVDFVNPDVPEEFENKITDKTKAIYLETIGNPAFSIPDFEKIAAIAKKFDIPFIVDNTFGAGGYLFKPLEHGANIVVESATKWIGGHGTSIGGVIVDGGNYNWGNGKFSQFTSPSEGYHGLIFNDVFGIDGPFGNIQFIIRARVEGLRDLGPAISPFNSFLLIQGLETLSLRVQRHVDNALALATWLENHPLVEEVHYPGLASSKYNNLAKKYLSNGFGGVLSFELKGSKENASQLIDSLKLVSHLANVGDAKTLSIQPSATTHQQLNETEQIAAGVKPNSVRVSVGIEHIDDIKADFEQAFATISASL; from the coding sequence ATGTCAACTCCATATAAATTCGAAACCCTACAATTACATGCTGGTCAAGAAATAGATCCTACAACAGGTTCTAGAGCGGTTCCAATATATCAAACAACATCATATGGGTTTAAAAATGCCGAACATGGTGCAAACTTGTTTGCATTAAAAGAGTTCGGAAATATTTATACACGCTTAATGAATCCGACAACCGATGTTTTCGAAAAGCGTATTGCAGCTTTAGAAGGTGGTGTTGCAGCTTTAGCGGTAGCTTCTGGTCAGGCGGCACAATTTATTGCTCTGCATAATATTTTAGAAGCGGGCGACCATATCATTTCTTCATCACACGTTTATGGCGGAACTTATAATCAATTTAAAGTTGCTTTTAAACGCCTTGGCATTCATGTCGACTTCGTTAATCCGGATGTACCTGAAGAATTTGAAAATAAAATTACAGATAAAACAAAAGCAATTTATTTAGAAACCATTGGGAATCCAGCATTTAGTATTCCTGATTTCGAAAAAATAGCCGCTATTGCGAAAAAATTCGATATTCCATTTATTGTAGACAATACTTTTGGTGCAGGTGGATATCTGTTTAAACCATTGGAACACGGCGCAAATATAGTTGTAGAATCGGCAACAAAGTGGATTGGAGGTCATGGAACCAGTATCGGCGGTGTTATTGTTGATGGCGGGAATTACAATTGGGGAAATGGAAAATTTAGTCAATTTACTTCACCATCTGAAGGTTACCATGGTTTGATTTTCAACGATGTTTTTGGCATCGACGGACCGTTCGGCAATATTCAATTCATCATTCGTGCTCGCGTAGAAGGACTGAGAGATTTAGGTCCAGCGATTTCCCCATTTAATTCTTTTTTATTGATTCAAGGTTTAGAAACATTGTCGCTTCGCGTTCAAAGGCATGTAGATAATGCATTGGCTTTAGCAACATGGCTAGAAAATCATCCTTTGGTGGAAGAAGTGCATTATCCTGGTTTGGCCAGCAGTAAGTATAATAATTTGGCCAAGAAATACTTAAGCAATGGTTTTGGTGGCGTTTTATCATTTGAATTAAAAGGCTCAAAAGAGAATGCTAGTCAGCTTATAGACAGTTTAAAATTAGTTTCACATTTGGCAAATGTGGGTGATGCAAAAACTTTAAGCATCCAACCATCTGCAACTACGCACCAGCAATTAAATGAAACTGAGCAAATAGCGGCGGGTGTAAAACCTAACTCAGTTCGTGTTTCAGTTGGTAT
- a CDS encoding trans-sulfuration enzyme family protein, whose protein sequence is MKPETIAIHASNLVKSTTGDVTPPISLSTTFFRDEDGGYPGGHMYSRVSNPNRSALENTVSKLEFGEDAAAFSSGNTCGMALFQALKPGSHIIAPDDMYWGIKKQLLTIFNETLEFDFVDQTDINLIVSSIKPNTKLIWIETPSNPLLKVTDIEEIAKVAKIHQLTLACDSTFASPILQNPILLGADIVMHSSTKYLGGHSDVIGGILVTAKKDELWERIKNVQQTGGAIPSPFDCFLLCRSIKTLAYRMKGHCENGKKVADYLNNHPNVEAVFYPGLTNHPQHEIAKKQMKDFGGMMSFLVRGDVEATRKVVNQVHLFAQATSLGGVESLIEHRYSVEGPDSKTPKNLLRISVGLEHIDDIIADLEQALG, encoded by the coding sequence ATGAAACCCGAAACCATTGCTATACATGCTTCTAATCTTGTAAAAAGTACCACTGGAGATGTAACTCCGCCAATCAGTTTATCTACAACTTTTTTTCGTGATGAAGATGGTGGATATCCTGGCGGGCATATGTATAGTCGGGTGAGTAATCCAAATAGGTCTGCTTTAGAAAACACTGTCTCCAAGTTAGAGTTTGGCGAAGATGCAGCAGCTTTTTCTTCAGGGAATACCTGCGGAATGGCGCTGTTTCAAGCGTTAAAACCTGGCAGCCATATCATCGCACCTGATGATATGTATTGGGGAATAAAAAAACAATTATTAACGATTTTTAATGAAACTTTAGAATTTGACTTTGTAGATCAAACTGATATAAATCTAATCGTTTCAAGCATCAAGCCGAATACTAAGTTAATATGGATTGAAACTCCATCAAACCCACTACTAAAGGTTACAGATATTGAGGAAATTGCAAAAGTTGCGAAAATTCATCAGCTCACACTGGCATGCGACAGTACTTTTGCATCGCCTATTTTACAAAATCCTATTCTTTTAGGTGCTGATATTGTGATGCACAGCAGCACAAAATATTTGGGTGGCCATAGCGATGTAATTGGTGGCATTTTAGTAACTGCCAAAAAAGATGAATTGTGGGAAAGAATTAAAAATGTGCAACAAACGGGAGGTGCCATACCTTCTCCATTCGATTGCTTTCTACTTTGTAGGAGTATTAAAACGCTGGCTTATCGAATGAAAGGTCACTGCGAAAATGGGAAAAAGGTTGCTGATTATTTAAATAATCATCCAAATGTTGAAGCTGTTTTTTATCCAGGATTAACAAATCATCCTCAACATGAAATCGCCAAAAAACAAATGAAAGATTTCGGCGGAATGATGTCCTTTTTAGTTAGAGGTGATGTTGAAGCTACGCGTAAAGTAGTTAACCAAGTCCATTTATTCGCTCAAGCAACGAGTTTAGGCGGAGTGGAAAGTTTAATTGAGCATCGTTATTCTGTAGAAGGACCTGATAGTAAAACCCCAAAAAATTTGTTGAGAATTTCTGTTGGTCTGGAACATATTGATGATATTATCGCTGATTTAGAGCAGGCTTTAGGGTAG
- a CDS encoding histidine phosphatase family protein, translated as MKNIYIIRHGETELNRQGIVQGRGINADLNDTGRSQAEAFYQQYKDIPFDKIYTSDLKRTWQTVQKFIDSKLPWEKLSGLDELAWGVWEGKPASEEARDAFRLMIKTWEDGDYTAHFEGGESVQDVYERLKHPMDVLMNRPEEKTVLLCMHGRAMRVFLCLLLGKPLSEMTEFPHQNTVLYKMGFEDGKFEVLEFNSAIHLDGLVFG; from the coding sequence ATGAAAAATATTTATATCATCCGCCACGGCGAAACAGAACTGAATAGACAAGGAATAGTACAAGGCAGAGGTATAAATGCAGATTTGAATGATACTGGAAGATCTCAAGCTGAAGCTTTTTATCAGCAATATAAAGATATTCCTTTTGATAAAATCTATACTTCTGATTTAAAAAGAACTTGGCAGACCGTTCAAAAGTTTATTGATTCGAAATTACCTTGGGAAAAACTTTCTGGTTTAGATGAATTGGCTTGGGGCGTTTGGGAAGGTAAACCGGCTTCAGAAGAGGCTCGTGATGCTTTCAGGTTAATGATAAAAACTTGGGAAGATGGAGATTATACTGCTCATTTCGAGGGTGGCGAAAGTGTTCAAGATGTTTACGAACGTTTAAAACATCCGATGGATGTATTGATGAATCGACCAGAAGAGAAGACCGTTTTACTTTGTATGCATGGAAGAGCGATGCGTGTTTTTCTATGTTTGCTTTTAGGTAAACCATTAAGTGAAATGACCGAATTTCCACATCAAAATACGGTTCTGTATAAAATGGGTTTTGAAGATGGAAAATTTGAAGTTCTAGAATTTAATAGTGCGATACACTTGGATGGACTTGTATTTGGTTAA
- a CDS encoding menaquinone biosynthetic enzyme MqnA/MqnD family protein produces MKKIKISAVAYTNTKAFIYGLIHSDIINKIDLSLDIPSDCATKVITGQVDVGLMPVAAIPLVPNANVVADYCIGSDGAVNSVFIFSDVPVHEIKTIRLDSHSRTSNNLAKVLLKFYWKQDVEFTTDPTVKTNAIVLIGDRTFGKKDAFAFAYDMGQEWKNFTGLPFMYAAWVANKEISQEFKDEFNAALKFGLDHREEVLKDLQQVDNFDLKDYLFNKLQFEVTDDRTKALKLFLKYIEELEHIKV; encoded by the coding sequence TTGAAAAAGATTAAAATATCGGCTGTTGCTTACACCAATACCAAAGCATTTATATACGGATTAATACATTCGGATATCATTAATAAAATAGATTTAAGTTTAGATATTCCTTCAGATTGTGCCACCAAAGTTATTACTGGTCAAGTAGATGTGGGCTTGATGCCGGTAGCAGCAATTCCCCTAGTGCCAAACGCAAATGTTGTTGCTGATTATTGTATTGGTAGCGACGGAGCTGTAAATTCAGTTTTCATTTTTAGTGATGTTCCTGTTCATGAAATCAAAACTATACGGTTAGATTCTCATTCCAGAACTTCGAATAATCTTGCTAAAGTATTGCTTAAATTTTATTGGAAACAGGATGTGGAATTTACAACAGATCCAACTGTAAAAACAAATGCAATTGTTTTAATTGGCGATAGAACATTTGGTAAAAAAGATGCTTTTGCTTTTGCTTATGATATGGGGCAAGAATGGAAAAATTTTACTGGCTTACCATTTATGTATGCAGCGTGGGTGGCAAACAAGGAAATTTCGCAAGAATTTAAGGATGAATTTAATGCTGCTTTAAAATTCGGTTTAGATCATCGGGAAGAAGTTTTAAAAGATTTACAGCAAGTAGATAATTTTGATTTAAAAGATTATTTATTCAATAAACTCCAATTTGAGGTGACTGATGATAGAACAAAAGCTTTGAAACTGTTTTTGAAGTATATTGAAGAATTAGAACACATTAAGGTTTAA